The sequence CTGTCGTATATGCGTATTTAATACTCTTTCACCTCCTTCCATTGCTACTATCGAGATCGACAAccagtttttaaaccctttctcctccctccctctctccgtCTCTCTTTCTCTCGCTCTCATATCAAATTCCCATCATCCGACTCCCAAAATTCCATCGTCACGTGATTGTACTTCTGTCTCTGCAGTCACGGCCTTCTAAAAGGCAGCTATGATAGATGacaattctttctctctcttccctGCCACTTCTTCTCTCTATCCTTCTTGGGAGTCGGTGATGACAATCGTTAAGGCGTTCTATCTCCTGACAACCTGTTGGTAGACCTAAACCTCCTCTTAAATCTCTCAAAACACCATCTTTTCCACCATTTCACTCTGATCTCTTCCTTTTTTCCTTCCTAAGACGCGACCATTCCAAAGCCCAAGCCACATAAATCACCAAAAACCTGCCTTTTTTCCTGATCATCTCCCTCGAGCAACTTGGCGTGTGAAGACCTGGCGAAGAATAATGACGCCATTAAGTTGATCTGTAACCTTGTCTTGGTCCCCCTCCGTGGCCTGTGTGTGCTGTGGCATGTGCTGATGACAATCCACACTTCCCCCCTTCCTCTTCCCCTTCCATTCCTTCCCTCAAGAACATGAATTGCAGTACGGTGAGTGCAGTCCCGGCAGCAGATCAACATCTCTCTTCCTCATAAGACTCGATTCAAACCAGTAATGGTCCGGCAAGACATTTCTCCGGCCAAGTAAATGCCATACGGATGAGGAGTGAGACAAATCCGGCGCTGGTCGGCCCAGGCGCTCACCTGGCCCAATTTAAGGCCTAATTGAAATTGACTCGTCTTGAGTTGAACCCAAATATAACAATGGGTTCCGCCAAGCCACGTCCCACACCCCACCCAACCCCGCGCCACGAGCCGGTAGCCGAGAGAACCCCATTCGCGATGGCTCCGCTCTCGTCGCCGTCGTCGCTTCTTCTTCAGTGACGCGTCCCCGCCTCCTCTTCATCTGCGGCCATAGCTCCTAGACGCCTCCTCTTCAGCGATATTTCCGTCGCTCCTCCACACGTCCGTGTAGAAGGCGGCCCTCAGCGGTAcccgtcctctctctctctctcggcggtGCGCCTCCCGCCTCTCTTTCCCGTTTGCTATCGCTCTTCCTCtttctctccctcctcctcctcctccgccgtgcTTCTTCCCCCTCTCCTTCCCTCTTGTTGTCTCTCTCCCTTCTCGTATCGGAACGGCGTTGCCCTAATCACCATCTTCCTCGTCACTCCTCTTTAACGGTGCTATTGTCCAATTCCGGAGAGCCCGACACCGGTCCTCCTTGTTCCGCGCTGGTCGCTGCACCCCCATAGGCTCCCAAGCTGGAGAGCACAGCATTTAtatgcacctctctctctctctctctctctctctctctctctctctctctctctctcagatctcATTGTTTTAGTTGATGAAAATCGTAACTTTGCCCTAACTATTTTTAATGGTCATCTAATTGTTTGCAGCTGCACGAAACAATGTTTTCTGGCGTCAAATTTGTACCCAGGGATCAGCTCCTTTCATCATCGGCAGTAACCCTCTTACCTTTCTTATTTTTCACCTGTTCTTTTATTGTCCATTTGATTTCTTGCTTGAAGTTTCGATCTGTTGATAGACGAAACCCCATTCGGACTCGGATGGATCTGGAGGGGAAGAGAAGAAGTATTCTAGCACCATCAAGAAGTCTAAGACGAAGAAGAGAAGTAAACGAGACGGTGGTGATGCCTCTTCGGAAGATGATGTACACAAAATGATCTCTAGAAGAGGGAAACGAgtgaagaacaagaacaagaagaataAAAGGAGTAAGAAGCACCATAGCtcctatgatgatgatgatgacgatgaaggTGATGATAGTACTCTAAGAACTTCAGATAGCGAGTCTTTGGACAGCAAGGAGGTCAAACGAAGTAAAagttggaggaagaggagaagaagaagacaggAATTGTCAGAGGATGACTATTCTTCATCGTCCGATGAGTATGCAGAGAAGAAAGGTAAAATGAAGCATCAGCGACTCAAAAATATTAGGGAAAGGCGAGATGCGAAAGATCTGCATTCTAGTAAAAATTTTTGGTTTCTGCTATGACTATGTTTGTAATAAGTAGAGTAAGGATTATAATTGGATATTGTAGTTATTGTTACTAAATCCTTTTTTGTCAGTAGAGGATAGTGATGATGATGGTAGAGACTTACTTCACCAGAATGACAAAGAGCTTGCGAGGAAGGAGTTGGGATTAGACTGGATGCTGAGACCGGCGAGCAGGATGACAGAGAATAGTCGTGCAGAAGTGGAGGAAGAAACCGAGGAACATAAAACTGTTGAGGTACTTTCAGTTCCTCTTAGGAATACTTTGTAATTCTTCATTCACTGTTGTACAATTTGAAAAACAGTGCATACAATACTTGCTTGATGTTCAGTTTGGTGTTTCATAACTTCCTGGATATTTGTTTAGATATCTGTTGTGGCTAAGGGCTCTCCAGAACTTTTGAATAAATCAACAAAATATAGATGCTTCATGCTGCAATCAGCAACCATAGCACTCTTTGATAGCATTAACTAACTATTATAACAGTCATCTCATATATTAACCAAATCCATAGGTTTTAGTTGTTGTTTTGTGTTTTCAGCATAATGGGAGGGATTTAATGAATTGAAGATAAAACTAGGTTTTATGGACCAGAATTGGCCAGAAAAATGATTGGGAGCCACTGACTAGCAATTCCAGTCTGTTCCAGGAAAATATTGTTTTCAAGTTGAGAAAGATGCCTAAATAACTTAAGTAAACTAAGACTCTTAATCTATTTAGCATCAAGTAAAGGAAACAATCTGAAGGTTTACTGTCTTGCTTCTATTTTGTGTGAGTTCATAGTCCAGCTGAACTTTGTGATCATGAGAGCTTCTACAATATATAGGTGCTTGAAACATATTATTCAGCAGCTAATATGAGCCCACAGAAAGTCCTCCTAAAATATATCGTCCATTGTGACCTTGGCTACAAATAGTTTTTGAAAGAAATTATTCAGCAGCTAATTGAAACGTATTATTCAGCAGCTAGCCCCCCCGATGTTcagataaataaattaaaacagaTCTTTCTTACATTGGACCAGATCTGAGTACTTAAACTCAATAAAAAGCCCTTAGAGCGGAAAAATTATTAAGACCATGGATTTAGGTTTATTGAGCTCGATTGTTGCTCAGAGCTGTACCAGTAAACCTTGGATGAGTGAAATACTTAGTGCTCAGATAACAGATGAGATTCTATAGCAATCCAGTGTCTCCTTTTAAATTAAACACATATATCAAATCTGGATTCTAGTAGGAAACTAAATTGGACAAGCAAAATAGATAAAAACACAGATATGGAGATTCTGTATCAATGCTTTGTGTGTTGGTATACTAATACTATACACTCATATGTCAAATCTAGATGCTATTAAGAAACTACATTGGTTAAGACATATCTGttacatatttatatttaatgaacTGAAGCAATGAGGTCATTAAAATTAAGTAGATTGTTTTCAAATTTGTGAAGTTAAGTTTGGATATATATTGCTTCCGTGTGTCTTATGAGAATGGAAAATTGGAGCATTTTCTATTAGTGAAGAAGTATCATTAAAATAAGtatattttttcctttccattTGAGAATTGATGGTTACTTGTGTATATTTGTTAGACAACTAGCAGATGGGTAAAGCTTTTTTTGATGTTTAAGTCCAAACCAACAATTTTGGAGTATATAATGCTAGCTTTGAGGATTCATTGACacaattttttttctgaaaatgctATTATGATATTCTGAATGATTAATTTCTTCACTTTCTTTCCATTTATGCTTGCCTTGCAGTTATTGATTATTAATTTAACATCACTTCTCTTCATGAGTTTATGAAACTTTAGTCGATTGACTTTTCTAATTATTCTTGTCTAACAGGTGACGAGAACAAATCCAAAGGAATTGAATCCATATCTGAAAGATAACGGGAGTGGGTATCCAGATGATGCATCTATTTCGGAGGCTAGTGACAGACTTTTCTCTTCTTCAGTTGTTGGTGATGGTGGAGCAAGCTGGAGATTGAAAGCCTTGAAGCGTGCGAAAGAGCAGGCAGCTCGTGAAGGACGAAAACTTGATGAGGTATATGCTTGTGATGTAAGCAGTATGTATACAGTATACTCTGGAACTTACGGTatacctttctatttcatcatacaGGTTGTTGAAGAACGATGGGGCTCATTGGGCCAGTTGACTGCAACTGTGGTAGCTCATAGAGCTGCCCCGGCACGTGCTCATCTGCGTGCAATAAATGACAGAAAGAGGGGGCCAATGGAATTGTCTGAAGTGGCCCCATCTGATGAAACTAAAGAAGGCATTCAAGAGGTGCGCAGTGGAGGCCGTGACTACTTACGTGATGTTTCTTCTCAAATTCCTCAGATGAGAAAACCTAGACATGATGACTTGTCCTGGAAAAGGAATAAAGGTCGTAACATGTCTATGGAGGATAAATCCCTAATTTCTTCAGCAATATCCAGCTTAAATAGATTTGCAAATGATGGGAACTTTATGGATAATATTGCTCGGTTTCAAAGTAAAGATGATGGCATTTCAAATAGCTCTTCTGGTGCAAGTCCAAAGGCGAGCAGCAATTGCATGGAGAAGAGATTGCACACTCCGAGAGACAGAGGTCCTGATGAAGAATCCTCAGCCCAGAAACAAGTACAGAGTGCAAATCAATTAGCAGCTAAGGTGTTGCAGCTTCGTATGAAAGGAAAGGATGATGAGGCTGAGAAACTTTCGGTGAGACACTGCTTGATGCATATTCTTGTTGCCTAAATGTGGTTCCTACAATGATATAGCTGGCATTGTTATTTAATGGCCACATATGAACTTATAACAAGTAGCTTTAGTTATCTCACATATAAAGGTCATTTTCTGCTGCTTCAACTTCAAATTGTTCATCCAAATTATAATCACATATTAAACTTTTGAATTTATTAAATCTTGCCTCTAATGCAATTGGTCACTTTCTTCTATTATAACTGTGAATAAGGCCAGTGGGGCATCTATTATTTTGTGTAGTTATTGCCAGCCTATTGTTTGGGTGGACATTGCTTTGTTTACAAAAACAAATCAGATGGACTAAATGTTTATATCTCACTTGCAATAGCTCATTAGATTTATAGAGAGAACTTGCAACACAATTCTCTGCTTTAACTAGAATCTTTACTATTTACCAGAAAGAAATGGAGGCCATGGTTGACAAATCAGATGCTGGCACCCAATCAGTTAGAGTGGAAACAGAGGGAAGCACAAGCAGGTAAGGATGATATACCTGTTTGATAACTAAGTGTTAACTGTTTCTACATTGATTGGCTTGTTACATTTGTCCTTATGTTTTTTCCTTCTCTAGTCTTGAAAAAGTAAAAGAAGTAATAGGCTAATTCTTCTTTGTTCTTCAGCTTATCATGTTCAACTTGTCTGCCCAAGATACAGAATTGCATGGTTTTGATTTTGACcatcttaaaaaaaatcaagtattTCTCCTTGCATTTGCATTTTATATTTTATGCTGATGGGTTTTTGGCAACAAgtttattttggatttttttttggcCTTGCTTTCTTTACTGGTATATCTGATGTTTTCTTTATCTACTTTGTCAACTTATATTTCTGTCTTTTATTGGTATATGCCTCAAAACCTGTGCATGCTTTCTTGCTATTAGCATGTCTGAACTTTGTAAGAACTAAAGATCCAAAATAAAAGAATATTTCACACATAACAGGATCATTCAAACTTTAGAAATTAGGAGATTGCAAAGCGTTTCCAATTAGTTTATTTTGTAAGATGGTGATTTTCTTactcttgtgtgtgtgtgtgtgtttatatatatatataacattttggaagggaagtgTCACTTATTGATATTTTTTCCATTTGGTTTGTTGTAGATATATCAGGAAGCAGATGTCTAGGGAACATAAGAGGAGAGAAGATGATGCTGATTTGCATCTTGCAAAGACAATAACGCAGAACAAACAGTATAGTTTGGGTGAAGATGAGGAGTATGGTTTTGATGTTGCTCCTAGCAGAAAACGtaacaagaagaaagaggagaTGCCTGCTGAAAGAAGTATATCAAGACGACTCTTAACTCAACAAGAGCGCTGTCAATTTTGTTTTGAAAATCCATCAAGACCAAAAcatcttgttgtgtcaattgcaaATTTTACATACTTGATGCTGCCTCAGTGGCAACCTGTCGTTGAAGGCCATTGCTGCATTTTACCAATGCAGGTGTGAGATTTGGTATTACCCTTTTTACTGTTTTATAAGTTTGGTTTTTTATGTCATAATTTATGAAAGTTACAGTCGCTGCCAAGATCACATGGATGCTGTTGTTAGCATGTCATGTGCCTTCTGGAGTGTGTGCTTTCTTGATTAAGTATATGGTTGttgatgattcttgcttccttagtAATAGCAATCCTGTATTGCCTATTCCtttatcatgatttttcttattatttgaaTCAGTGATGGTTATACTTGTAATATTGAGACATTTTTCAACTCTATACAGCATGAAGCTGCAACAAGATCTGTTGATAAAAATGTTTGGGAGGAGATCCGCAACTTCAAGAAGTGCTTGTTGAAGATGTTTGCTAGAGATGATAAGGATGTCGTGTTTCTTGAAACTGTTGTAGGGTTGGCAAAGCAGCGTCGTCACTGTTTACTTGAATGCATTCCTATACCCCATTTGCTCGCCAGTCAAGCACCTATGTATTTTAGAAAGGTATATACTTATGATTTGAAGGTGTTTTGTTGAAATCTGTCTTGTTAAATTAGTattctttattattgaattcCTGACTAACTTTCCTTCAATAGTGCTAGATCTGATTAATCTTTTTGCAAAGTCAAACAGTGATTACAATCTATCTCTCTTATTCTTCATCTGGCACAGCATTGCATGACTTTGTATGTGCAACATCTGTTGTTTGATGCCATTAGAATGTCATAGTACATTGAATGCTTCTTCTTTTGTTCCATCTTCTTTCATGCATTTGATCGActaatttttctttttcaaaattttcCTTTGTTGTTTTAGATTTCATTTCTGATTTTTATTCCTAGGCATTTCTTGCCCTTCATGGCTGTTTCTTTGATGATCCACTTGAAAGTAATATCTGTCCTGTTCTACTAGTTTTATAGGAAAATATTTTTAAGGATTGTACATTTATTTCTTGATTTACAAGTTGGATGATGTAGAACCATGTGTAGAAAGGAGGTAAGTTGATACTTCGGTGTTACAAGTGAAGGAAATAATTTAATACAGAAAACTGAGTTATGATGAATTATGAGGTAAGAGCTGGAAGCAAGAAAATGGAGCCTACGCCATGTGTAGCAAATACACTTGGCCAGGGGGGAAATTTACATAGGTGAACATCATTTATACTTTATAGTACCTTGTATTGCTCTTAATTCGAATCTAGAAAATTGTACTAgctagatctctctctctctctctctctctctctctctatatatatatatatatatatatatatatatatataatgtcaacTTGGTGATATGTATGTGTAGTTGGTTGTGGTCTACAAATCCTGGGAAGTATTTGACTAGCATTGGGTGTCTGGCAGTGATTATAGAAGAAAGTAATGATTTTGAAGTGTCTATGCTTTGGAGGGTACTGAGGGTACTAATTAATTTTGTCATCAGCAGAAAGCATGTAAGCACTAGATCAAACAAGTGTGCATATTTATAATGCTTCGAAACCAGTTTTTTATGCGTGGATGATGCCAAGTGAACTTCTGCATTCTTGTGTCTTTTTAAATTCTTGTTCTGGATGCCAAGGAAAAGTGAATGAGTAGTGGCTTTAAATTTGATTGGAGAAGGTCCAAGAAAGGCTTATATTATTAGGTGTGTGTTGCCACTTTCATGGTAGTTGACACAGATTTTGCCTTGAATTGTAAGGAACTTATTTGCTTGGATATCTTTTTATGTGCATTTCTATGATGCTGGTAAATAGGTAGGTTTCATTGTGATTTATTTTCTAGAAGACCACAAAGATGTTAGTTTAACATGTGCTTTACATAGTTCTCGCTATCGGTCCAGTGTGGTCATTACATTGCTGTGGTACACCACACTAATTCTAATTGTAACAACAAACTTTAGATTTATTTGAATCTTTAGTATCATCATTAAAGCCAAGTAGAAGCTAGACGATCTTGGCCTGTTTTATGACTAAAGGGTTATAATGGAACTGATCCTGGCGGAGTAAGAGCAGGGGTTGACTACAACTTTTCTTTGCTGTTGGCAGCTATTAGTAGGCTGATAAGCAACAATTGTATCAAGGTAAACATATTCGATATAAGACATCATATTCAACAAACAAATTGAATTGGTAGATGCACTTTATGAAGTCCTTGAAGATATATCTCTAACACCTGCCTTTCGGTAACCATGTTTATGAGTTCCTTACAAATAAGTTTGTTCTATTCCAGGCAATTGAAGAAGCTGAGGAAGAGTGGGGCCAGCATGACATGAAGAAGGTCATCCCAACAAGTGGGAATCTGCGGCAAGTGATTCCTGAAAATTTTTCTTATTTCCATGTGGAATTTGGCCTCGACAAGGGGTTCGTTCACGTGATCGACAAAGACAGTAATTTCAACAGTGGCTTTGGTTTGAATGTCATCAGAGGCTTACTACGCCTTCCAGAGGAAGACATGTACCGACGCCGAAGGCATGAACCAATGGAGAAGCAAAATCAGGCAGTCGCTAATTTTGCTCGGGAGTGGGAACACTTCGATTGGACAAGAGACCTTGATTAAATGAAGATGAGTGAATCTTTTAATCACCTGTAGCTTGAAATATGAAGTATAACATGTATGTTTTAGATCAAAATTATATCAGAACATGTATTTTCTTTCATCAATTCGTTTTCTGCTGAGGAAAGTAATTTACGatcttttagcaatttatattctgTTACACTAAGAATTTTATGACACTAAGTATTGCATGGTGCTGGAACTGTTCCCAATAGCTGTTATGCTATAATTCAGCAAAGaccataaacaaaaaaaaaagggtggtGTTTGCAAACAATTCAATGATGGTGCTTTAATA comes from Musa acuminata AAA Group cultivar baxijiao chromosome BXJ3-3, Cavendish_Baxijiao_AAA, whole genome shotgun sequence and encodes:
- the LOC135633914 gene encoding uncharacterized protein LOC135633914 isoform X4; translation: MFSGVKFVPRDQLLSSSATKPHSDSDGSGGEEKKYSSTIKKSKTKKRSKRDGGDASSEDDVHKMISRRGKRVKNKNKKNKRSKKHHSSYDDDDDDEGDDSTLRTSDSESLDSKEVKRSKSWRKRRRRRQELSEDDYSSSSDEYAEKKEDSDDDGRDLLHQNDKELARKELGLDWMLRPASRMTENSRAEVEEETEEHKTVEVTRTNPKELNPYLKDNGSGYPDDASISEASDRLFSSSVVGDGGASWRLKALKRAKEQAAREGRKLDEVVEERWGSLGQLTATVVAHRAAPARAHLRAINDRKRGPMELSEVAPSDETKEGIQEVRSGGRDYLRDVSSQIPQMRKPRHDDLSWKRNKGRNMSMEDKSLISSAISSLNRFANDGNFMDNIARFQSKDDGISNSSSGASPKASSNCMEKRLHTPRDRGPDEESSAQKQVQSANQLAAKVLQLRMKGKDDEAEKLSKEMEAMVDKSDAGTQSVRVETEGSTSRYIRKQMSREHKRREDDADLHLAKTITQNKQYSLGEDEEYGFDVAPSRKRNKKKEEMPAERSISRRLLTQQERCQFCFENPSRPKHLVVSIANFTYLMLPQWQPVVEGHCCILPMQHEAATRSVDKNVWEEIRNFKKCLLKMFARDDKDVVFLETVVGLAKQRRHCLLECIPIPHLLASQAPMYFRKAIEEAEEEWGQHDMKKVIPTSGNLRQVIPENFSYFHVEFGLDKGFVHVIDKDSNFNSGFGLNVIRGLLRLPEEDMYRRRRHEPMEKQNQAVANFAREWEHFDWTRDLD
- the LOC135633914 gene encoding uncharacterized protein LOC135633914 isoform X3, yielding MFSGVKFVPRDQLLSSSATKPHSDSDGSGGEEKKYSSTIKKSKTKKRSKRDGGDASSEDDVHKMISRRGKRVKNKNKKNKRSKKHHSSYDDDDDDEGDDSTLRTSDSESLDSKEVKRSKSWRKRRRRRQELSEDDYSSSSDEYAEKKVEDSDDDGRDLLHQNDKELARKELGLDWMLRPASRMTENSRAEVEEETEEHKTVEVTRTNPKELNPYLKDNGSGYPDDASISEASDRLFSSSVVGDGGASWRLKALKRAKEQAAREGRKLDEVVEERWGSLGQLTATVVAHRAAPARAHLRAINDRKRGPMELSEVAPSDETKEGIQEVRSGGRDYLRDVSSQIPQMRKPRHDDLSWKRNKGRNMSMEDKSLISSAISSLNRFANDGNFMDNIARFQSKDDGISNSSSGASPKASSNCMEKRLHTPRDRGPDEESSAQKQVQSANQLAAKVLQLRMKGKDDEAEKLSKEMEAMVDKSDAGTQSVRVETEGSTSRYIRKQMSREHKRREDDADLHLAKTITQNKQYSLGEDEEYGFDVAPSRKRNKKKEEMPAERSISRRLLTQQERCQFCFENPSRPKHLVVSIANFTYLMLPQWQPVVEGHCCILPMQHEAATRSVDKNVWEEIRNFKKCLLKMFARDDKDVVFLETVVGLAKQRRHCLLECIPIPHLLASQAPMYFRKAIEEAEEEWGQHDMKKVIPTSGNLRQVIPENFSYFHVEFGLDKGFVHVIDKDSNFNSGFGLNVIRGLLRLPEEDMYRRRRHEPMEKQNQAVANFAREWEHFDWTRDLD
- the LOC135633914 gene encoding uncharacterized protein LOC135633914 isoform X1, translated to MFSGVKFVPRDQLLSSSATKPHSDSDGSGGEEKKYSSTIKKSKTKKRSKRDGGDASSEDDVHKMISRRGKRVKNKNKKNKRSKKHHSSYDDDDDDEGDDSTLRTSDSESLDSKEVKRSKSWRKRRRRRQELSEDDYSSSSDEYAEKKGKMKHQRLKNIRERRDAKDLHSIEDSDDDGRDLLHQNDKELARKELGLDWMLRPASRMTENSRAEVEEETEEHKTVEVTRTNPKELNPYLKDNGSGYPDDASISEASDRLFSSSVVGDGGASWRLKALKRAKEQAAREGRKLDEVVEERWGSLGQLTATVVAHRAAPARAHLRAINDRKRGPMELSEVAPSDETKEGIQEVRSGGRDYLRDVSSQIPQMRKPRHDDLSWKRNKGRNMSMEDKSLISSAISSLNRFANDGNFMDNIARFQSKDDGISNSSSGASPKASSNCMEKRLHTPRDRGPDEESSAQKQVQSANQLAAKVLQLRMKGKDDEAEKLSKEMEAMVDKSDAGTQSVRVETEGSTSRYIRKQMSREHKRREDDADLHLAKTITQNKQYSLGEDEEYGFDVAPSRKRNKKKEEMPAERSISRRLLTQQERCQFCFENPSRPKHLVVSIANFTYLMLPQWQPVVEGHCCILPMQHEAATRSVDKNVWEEIRNFKKCLLKMFARDDKDVVFLETVVGLAKQRRHCLLECIPIPHLLASQAPMYFRKAIEEAEEEWGQHDMKKVIPTSGNLRQVIPENFSYFHVEFGLDKGFVHVIDKDSNFNSGFGLNVIRGLLRLPEEDMYRRRRHEPMEKQNQAVANFAREWEHFDWTRDLD
- the LOC135633914 gene encoding uncharacterized protein LOC135633914 isoform X2, which gives rise to MFSGVKFVPRDQLLSSSATKPHSDSDGSGGEEKKYSSTIKKSKTKKRSKRDGGDASSEDDVHKMISRRGKRVKNKNKKNKRSKKHHSSYDDDDDDEGDDSTLRTSDSESLDSKEVKRSKSWRKRRRRRQELSEDDYSSSSDEYAEKKGKMKHQRLKNIRERRDAKDLHSKDSDDDGRDLLHQNDKELARKELGLDWMLRPASRMTENSRAEVEEETEEHKTVEVTRTNPKELNPYLKDNGSGYPDDASISEASDRLFSSSVVGDGGASWRLKALKRAKEQAAREGRKLDEVVEERWGSLGQLTATVVAHRAAPARAHLRAINDRKRGPMELSEVAPSDETKEGIQEVRSGGRDYLRDVSSQIPQMRKPRHDDLSWKRNKGRNMSMEDKSLISSAISSLNRFANDGNFMDNIARFQSKDDGISNSSSGASPKASSNCMEKRLHTPRDRGPDEESSAQKQVQSANQLAAKVLQLRMKGKDDEAEKLSKEMEAMVDKSDAGTQSVRVETEGSTSRYIRKQMSREHKRREDDADLHLAKTITQNKQYSLGEDEEYGFDVAPSRKRNKKKEEMPAERSISRRLLTQQERCQFCFENPSRPKHLVVSIANFTYLMLPQWQPVVEGHCCILPMQHEAATRSVDKNVWEEIRNFKKCLLKMFARDDKDVVFLETVVGLAKQRRHCLLECIPIPHLLASQAPMYFRKAIEEAEEEWGQHDMKKVIPTSGNLRQVIPENFSYFHVEFGLDKGFVHVIDKDSNFNSGFGLNVIRGLLRLPEEDMYRRRRHEPMEKQNQAVANFAREWEHFDWTRDLD
- the LOC135633914 gene encoding uncharacterized protein LOC135633914 isoform X5, whose product is MFSGVKFVPRDQLLSSSATKPHSDSDGSGGEEKKYSSTIKKSKTKKRSKRDGGDASSEDDVHKMISRRGKRVKNKNKKNKRSKKHHSSYDDDDDDEGDDSTLRTSDSESLDSKEVKRSKSWRKRRRRRQELSEDDYSSSSDEYAEKKGKMKHQRLKNIRERRDAKDLHSIEDSDDDGRDLLHQNDKELARKELGLDWMLRPASRMTENSRAEVEEETEEHKTVEVTRTNPKELNPYLKDNGSGYPDDASISEASDRLFSSSVVGDGGASWRLKALKRAKEQAAREGRKLDEVVEERWGSLGQLTATVVAHRAAPARAHLRAINDRKRGPMELSEVAPSDETKEGIQEVRSGGRDYLRDVSSQIPQMRKPRHDDLSWKRNKGRNMSMEDKSLISSAISSLNRFANDGNFMDNIARFQSKDDGISNSSSGASPKASSNCMEKRLHTPRDRGPDEESSAQKQVQSANQLAAKVLQLRMKGKDDEAEKLSKEMEAMVDKSDAGTQSVRVETEGSTSRYIRKQMSREHKRREDDADLHLAKTITQNKQYSLGEDEEYGFDVAPSRKRNKKKEEMPAERSISRRLLTQQERCQFCFENPSRPKHLVVSIANFTYLMLPQWQPVVEGHCCILPMQV